The following coding sequences are from one Musa acuminata AAA Group cultivar baxijiao chromosome BXJ2-4, Cavendish_Baxijiao_AAA, whole genome shotgun sequence window:
- the LOC103979503 gene encoding transcription factor ABORTED MICROSPORES-like yields MMSQCTSNSYDRSIDMPMADNGGYPSAGGGGGGGGGGDDSQPWLAPQLVATGAQALPWDLYATQSNLFDRTMDDDILHDGSTRNFFHCGNPPPPLSESMVDDGIPDDAPAYHNFGEMVGHGKESLKMEGSARTESGSDGSDDDEEHRPARRSGKQHCSKNLFAERKRRKKLNDRLFALRALVPKITKMDRASILGDAIEYVMDLQKQVKDLQDELEETNQEDAGHDKQIGSNLHNSNSQMDVPIANGWTDHDDSGNNPRTVAAADDNKPSSDKGQQMEVIDHLYMFYRRNARKPSLLHLDANEQPQVEVRQLEANEFFVKVLCEHKQGGFARLMEAMSSLGLEVTDASVTSYESLVLNVFRVERRDAQVVEADRVRDSLLEVTREPQGWSGLAQAVEQQQLGFHHHLRYLHHQA; encoded by the exons ATGATGTCTCAGTGCACCTCGAACTCCTACGACCGCTCCATCGATATGCCCATGGCTGATAACGGTGGATACCCGagtgctggtggtggtggtggtggcggtggtggtggggaTGATTCCCAGCCATGGCTTGCCCCGCAGTTAGTCGCCACAGGCGCTCAAGCTCTTCCTTGGGATCTCTACGCCACCCAGTCGAACTTGTTCGACAGGACGATGGATGACGACATCCTCCACGATGGCTCTACCAGGAACTTCTTCCATTGCGGCAATCCTCCACCTCCGCTGTCGGAGTCTATGGTCGACGATGGCATCCCGGACGACGCACCGGCGTATCACAATTTTGGGGAGATGGTTGGCCACGGTAAGGAGTCGCTGAAGATGGAAGGCAGCGCCCGAACCGAGTCGGGCTCGGACGGCAGCGACGACGACGAGGAGCACCGGCCGGCGAGGAGGTCCGGTAAGCAACACTGCTCGAAGAACCTCTTCGCGGagcggaagaggaggaagaagctcAACGATCGGCTCTTTGCTCTGCGCGCGCTGGTTCCAAAGATCACAAAG ATGGACAGGGCTTCGATACTAGGAGACGCCATCGAGTACGTGATGGATTTGCAGAAGCAAGTGAAGGATCTGCAGGACGAGCTGGAGGAGACGAATCAGGAGGACGCCGGCCACGACAAGCAGATCGGAAGCAACCTCCACAACAGCAACAGCCAAATGGATGTCCCGATCGCAAATGGGTGGACGGATCACGACGATTCCGGGAACAATCCGAGGACGGTCGCCGCAGCCGACGATAACAAGCCATCATCCGACAAGGGTCAGCAGATGGAGGTGATCGATCATCTTTACATGTTCTACCGCCGCAACGCAAGAAAGCCCTCCTTACTGCATCTAGATGCAAATGAGCAGCCACAGGTGGAGGTGAGGCAACTGGAGGCGAACGAGTTCTTCGTAAAGGTGCTGTGCGAGCACAAGCAAGGAGGGTTCGCGAGGCTGATGGAGGCGATGAGCTCCCTGGGACTGGAAGTGACCGACGCCAGTGTCACCTCATACGAAAGCCTAGTCTTGAACGTCTTCAGAGTCGAG AGAAGAGATGCCCAAGTGGTGGAAGCAGATCGAGTGAGGGACTCATTGCTGGAGGTGACGCGAGAACCGCAAGGGTGGTCAGGGCTTGCACAAGCAGTGGAGCAGCAGCAGCTCGGCTTCCATCATCACCTTCGTTACCTTCACCACCAAGCATAG